One Synergistaceae bacterium genomic window carries:
- the rho gene encoding transcription termination factor Rho: MVASKEKKEVAEQTVLTRKRTRTVRETTAETPARRRVTAKTPSPDVPQEPATAEAPPEESPKATPKPRGRRPRLTGGETPLLPLLAEPSAPEPSKAQETAPPASQETPEPPASQPVATESPSSNLPAPAAVPEPPAPAVEVYSPPKPKHSYGYLAAQTLVDLRKIGKELSVPGATTLRKDDLIISVLKAQAESMNYKFGGGTLEILPEGFGFLRPKGMLPTDNDVYLSVSQIRRFGLRNGDVIWGLIRPPREQEHYEALLRVETVNFSDPEHSRRRAQFGQLTPIFPNIRMNLETGPKDLATRLVDMFAPIGMGQRALIVSPPKAGKTTLLKRIANAISVNCPDVILMALLIDERPEEVTDIARSVDGEVIASTFDRPADEHIRVANLALEKAKRLAEAKRDVVILLDSITRLARASNLTVPPSGRTLSGGLDPSGLYFPKRFFGAARNFEEGGSLTIVGTALTDTGSRMDDVIYEEFKGTGNMELHLSRKLAEQRIFPAIDITRSGTRREELLMPEDELARLWVLRKRIVGVDEAGALNLILDKLRQTQNNKEFLLSIKLP; this comes from the coding sequence ATGGTTGCATCTAAAGAAAAGAAGGAGGTCGCGGAACAGACGGTTCTGACCCGGAAACGAACCCGGACCGTTCGGGAGACGACTGCGGAGACCCCTGCGAGGAGACGAGTGACGGCCAAAACTCCCTCCCCGGATGTCCCTCAGGAGCCTGCGACGGCGGAAGCTCCTCCGGAGGAAAGCCCCAAAGCGACGCCGAAACCCCGGGGACGACGACCTCGGCTGACGGGGGGAGAGACGCCTCTTCTGCCTCTGCTCGCGGAGCCCTCGGCGCCGGAGCCTTCGAAGGCGCAGGAAACGGCTCCCCCCGCCTCTCAGGAAACGCCGGAGCCCCCTGCTTCCCAGCCCGTCGCGACGGAATCCCCTTCTTCGAATCTGCCGGCCCCTGCAGCCGTTCCGGAACCTCCTGCTCCCGCGGTGGAGGTCTATTCTCCTCCCAAACCCAAGCATTCGTATGGATACCTCGCCGCTCAGACTCTGGTGGACCTGCGAAAAATCGGAAAAGAACTCTCTGTGCCGGGAGCGACGACACTCCGCAAGGACGATCTCATTATTTCCGTTCTGAAGGCCCAGGCCGAAAGCATGAACTACAAGTTCGGCGGAGGCACCCTTGAAATTCTGCCCGAGGGGTTCGGTTTCCTTCGACCCAAGGGAATGCTGCCCACGGACAATGACGTTTATCTGTCCGTTTCCCAGATCCGACGCTTCGGGCTGCGCAACGGAGACGTGATCTGGGGGCTCATTCGTCCTCCGCGGGAACAGGAACATTACGAGGCTCTTCTTCGAGTGGAGACGGTGAATTTCTCGGATCCGGAGCATTCCCGGCGTCGGGCCCAGTTCGGGCAGCTTACGCCCATTTTCCCCAATATCCGCATGAACCTGGAAACGGGGCCCAAGGACCTGGCCACCCGGCTGGTGGATATGTTCGCTCCCATTGGAATGGGGCAGAGGGCTCTGATCGTCTCGCCTCCGAAAGCGGGAAAAACGACCCTTCTGAAGCGAATCGCCAACGCCATCTCCGTAAACTGCCCCGACGTGATCCTGATGGCTCTCCTGATTGACGAGCGCCCCGAAGAAGTCACGGACATCGCGCGATCGGTGGACGGAGAGGTCATCGCCTCCACCTTCGACCGTCCCGCGGACGAACACATCCGTGTGGCGAACCTGGCCCTGGAGAAAGCCAAACGTCTGGCCGAGGCAAAACGGGACGTGGTCATTCTGCTGGACTCCATTACGCGCCTGGCGCGGGCCTCGAACCTGACGGTTCCTCCTTCGGGACGGACCCTGTCAGGCGGTCTGGACCCCTCCGGACTGTATTTCCCCAAGCGGTTTTTCGGCGCGGCCCGCAACTTCGAAGAGGGCGGCAGTCTGACCATCGTGGGCACGGCGCTGACGGATACGGGCAGCCGCATGGACGACGTCATCTACGAGGAGTTCAAGGGGACCGGCAACATGGAGCTGCACCTGTCCCGCAAACTGGCGGAGCAGAGAATTTTCCCCGCCATAGACATCACCCGGTCGGGAACCCGAAGAGAGGAGCTCCTGATGCCGGAGGACGAACTCGCCCGCCTCTGGGTGCTGCGCAAGCGCATCGTGGGCGTCGACGAGGCCGGAGCTCTGAATCTCATTCTCGATAAACTGCGGCAGACTCAGAACAATAAGGAATTTTTACTTTCCATTAAGCTGCCCTGA
- a CDS encoding LysM peptidoglycan-binding domain-containing M23 family metallopeptidase, with translation MKTSGRKRVSVDEKRMSVKEFRWGFCLLIVLMFGLSVFLMVSAGSRFSEAAWGILPIDGSDDISADGFMAVDLSDTVEQDTNPFAMVASMRGAAFAFQRPADDGEFLPGEGETGTPEFFRRSLPSEVNAGANLPAAEKIESDLKLPSAATKMTSIPLPSPFSEPVGDFGPLPRDLSDFESIVLNTTEDGLRLPDDSLGDLPSMDLPDEDIILAQVGPHWKEHVVKTGETLSDIALLYGGVTTQDILRANGLKDANRLTAQQILLIPDDAGYIEDTLEEVRIRQSRVAALREQVVPLKVAAYVVTAGDNLWSIANSHDLELDTLIGSNTFRESTVLKPGMVLRIPNQDGIFYKLKKGDTMDSLVRKYQVSLSKIKKVNPTVDVVSLKAGDEIFLPGARPEAIVEAKKADTPGKKTASPAATVQNKGARLYRWPVMGKINSPFGWRRHPITKRKDFHTGLDIKANRDTVIRCARDGRVAYSGWMGGYGKVVVVEHANGQSTLYAHCNSLLVQKGEKVSVGQNIARVGTTGRTTGPHLHFEVRLGNRAENPLKYLR, from the coding sequence TTGAAAACATCCGGACGGAAGCGAGTCTCCGTCGACGAGAAGAGAATGAGCGTCAAAGAGTTTCGATGGGGATTTTGCTTGTTGATAGTTTTGATGTTTGGATTGTCGGTTTTCCTGATGGTATCGGCGGGAAGCCGTTTTTCCGAAGCCGCCTGGGGAATTTTGCCAATCGACGGCAGCGATGATATTTCAGCGGACGGTTTTATGGCCGTTGACCTGAGCGACACGGTGGAGCAGGATACGAATCCGTTCGCGATGGTGGCGTCGATGAGAGGCGCGGCGTTTGCGTTTCAGCGCCCTGCCGACGACGGGGAATTTCTTCCGGGCGAGGGGGAAACAGGGACCCCGGAGTTCTTTCGACGTTCGCTTCCCTCGGAGGTGAACGCGGGGGCCAATCTGCCCGCAGCGGAGAAGATCGAATCGGATTTGAAATTGCCTTCCGCCGCAACAAAAATGACGTCCATCCCGCTTCCTTCGCCGTTCAGCGAACCAGTGGGAGATTTCGGGCCTCTGCCCCGGGATCTTTCGGATTTTGAGTCCATCGTTCTGAATACCACTGAAGATGGTTTACGCCTTCCGGACGATTCTCTGGGAGATCTTCCTTCCATGGATCTTCCGGACGAAGATATCATTCTGGCGCAGGTGGGGCCTCACTGGAAGGAGCACGTGGTCAAAACCGGAGAAACGCTGTCGGACATTGCGCTTTTGTACGGCGGGGTCACGACGCAGGATATTCTCAGAGCCAATGGTCTGAAAGACGCCAACCGCCTTACGGCCCAGCAGATTCTTCTCATTCCGGACGATGCCGGATACATTGAAGATACGCTGGAAGAGGTGCGCATTCGGCAGTCCCGGGTGGCGGCGCTTCGGGAACAGGTGGTTCCCCTGAAGGTGGCCGCCTACGTGGTGACGGCGGGGGACAACCTCTGGTCCATCGCCAACTCTCATGATCTGGAACTGGATACGCTCATCGGGAGCAACACGTTCAGGGAATCCACCGTTCTGAAGCCGGGCATGGTGCTGAGAATCCCCAATCAGGATGGTATTTTTTACAAACTGAAAAAAGGGGACACAATGGACAGCCTCGTCAGAAAATACCAGGTGTCCCTCAGCAAGATCAAAAAGGTAAATCCGACGGTGGACGTGGTTTCTCTGAAGGCAGGGGACGAAATTTTCCTGCCGGGAGCCCGGCCGGAGGCCATTGTCGAGGCGAAGAAAGCCGATACGCCCGGAAAGAAAACCGCTTCCCCGGCCGCGACGGTTCAAAATAAGGGAGCCCGTCTCTACCGGTGGCCGGTTATGGGAAAGATCAACAGCCCCTTCGGATGGCGCCGTCATCCCATCACGAAGCGGAAGGACTTCCACACGGGGCTGGACATCAAGGCCAACCGGGATACGGTGATTCGATGCGCCCGGGACGGCAGGGTGGCTTACTCCGGATGGATGGGAGGCTACGGTAAGGTCGTTGTTGTGGAGCACGCCAACGGTCAGTCCACTCTGTACGCCCATTGCAATTCCCTTCTGGTGCAGAAGGGGGAGAAGGTCTCCGTTGGGCAGAATATCGCCAGAGTGGGTACCACGGGCCGGACGACCGGACCTCACCTCCACTTTGAAGTGCGCCTGGGCAACAGGGCCGAAAATCCGCTCAAGTATCTGAGGTAA
- a CDS encoding CTP synthase produces MAKYVFITGGVVSSLGKGITAASIGTLLKKRGFRVSIIKVDPYLNVDAGTMNPFQHGEVFVTDDGAETDLDLGHYERFIDESLGDENSITTGKIYSSVIDRERRGAYLGGTVQVIPHITNDIQERLIRAGEGRDVVIVEIGGTVGDIESLPFLEAIRQMSDRVGRGNAIYCHVTLVPWLEAARELKTKPTQHSVQELRRIGILPHILVCRTSHPMDTDMKNKIALFCTVPPEAVIEVRDEPTIYNVPISLHRQNLDTLVLQYLSIPCESGPDLEDWRLVVDRFMNAPESVEIALVGKYIQHKDAYLSVVEALHHAGIHHNVKVKVRSVESSDVEKQGVDAMLEGVDGILIPGGFGSRGIEGKIATVRYARENKIPLFGICLGMQMMVVEYARNVCRLAGAHSEEMDPATVHPVIHRMPEQIGLEKMGGTMRLGAYDCDLVEGSAAALAYGAKRISERHRHRYEFNNTYRERLEDAGLRISGICTERNLVEIVELPGHPWFLGGQFHGELKSRPIRPHPLFAAFVGASIKNRDSN; encoded by the coding sequence ATGGCGAAATACGTTTTTATAACGGGTGGTGTGGTTTCTTCATTGGGCAAGGGGATAACGGCGGCGTCAATAGGCACGCTGCTGAAGAAACGAGGCTTTCGCGTATCCATCATCAAGGTGGACCCCTATCTCAACGTGGACGCGGGGACGATGAATCCCTTTCAGCACGGAGAGGTCTTCGTCACCGACGACGGCGCGGAGACGGACCTGGATCTGGGGCACTACGAGCGGTTCATCGACGAGTCTCTGGGGGATGAAAACAGCATTACGACGGGGAAAATCTATTCCAGCGTCATCGACAGAGAGCGTCGGGGAGCCTATCTGGGGGGCACCGTTCAGGTCATTCCCCATATCACCAACGATATTCAGGAACGCCTGATTCGAGCGGGAGAGGGCCGCGACGTGGTCATTGTGGAAATCGGCGGCACCGTGGGGGACATCGAAAGCCTTCCCTTTCTGGAGGCGATCCGCCAAATGTCCGACCGGGTGGGACGGGGAAACGCCATTTACTGCCATGTCACGCTGGTCCCCTGGCTGGAGGCCGCCCGGGAACTGAAGACCAAACCCACCCAGCACAGCGTTCAGGAACTTCGCCGCATCGGCATACTGCCCCATATTCTGGTGTGCCGGACCAGCCATCCCATGGACACGGACATGAAGAACAAGATCGCGCTCTTCTGCACCGTCCCTCCGGAGGCGGTGATCGAGGTCAGGGACGAGCCCACGATTTACAACGTCCCCATCAGCCTCCACCGGCAGAACCTGGATACCCTCGTTCTTCAGTACCTCTCCATCCCCTGTGAAAGCGGCCCGGACCTGGAGGACTGGCGTCTCGTGGTGGACCGCTTCATGAACGCCCCTGAGTCCGTGGAAATTGCGCTGGTGGGAAAATATATCCAGCACAAGGACGCTTACCTCAGCGTCGTGGAGGCCCTTCACCACGCGGGGATTCATCACAACGTGAAGGTGAAGGTTCGCTCCGTGGAGTCCTCGGACGTGGAGAAACAGGGCGTGGACGCCATGCTGGAGGGCGTGGACGGCATTTTGATCCCCGGAGGGTTCGGCTCCCGGGGCATCGAGGGAAAAATCGCCACGGTTCGCTACGCCCGGGAAAACAAAATTCCCCTTTTCGGCATTTGCCTGGGAATGCAGATGATGGTGGTGGAGTACGCCCGCAACGTCTGCCGCCTGGCGGGGGCCCACAGCGAGGAAATGGACCCCGCCACGGTCCATCCCGTTATCCACAGAATGCCGGAGCAGATCGGCCTTGAGAAGATGGGAGGAACCATGCGCCTCGGAGCTTACGACTGCGACCTGGTCGAAGGGTCCGCGGCCGCCCTGGCCTATGGCGCGAAGCGCATCAGCGAGCGCCATCGCCACCGCTACGAGTTCAACAACACCTACAGAGAACGCCTGGAAGACGCCGGGCTGCGGATTTCCGGAATCTGTACGGAGCGGAACCTGGTGGAAATCGTGGAGCTGCCGGGACATCCCTGGTTTTTGGGTGGGCAGTTTCACGGTGAACTGAAGTCCCGCCCCATCCGGCCTCATCCGTTATTTGCCGCTTTTGTCGGAGCTTCCATAAAAAATCGCGACTCAAACTGA